The following are encoded in a window of Ricinus communis isolate WT05 ecotype wild-type chromosome 4, ASM1957865v1, whole genome shotgun sequence genomic DNA:
- the LOC8266548 gene encoding phenylacetaldehyde reductase, translated as MSKEGETVCVTGGSGCIGSWLVHLLLQRGYTVHATVKNLNDEKETKHLESLEGAESRLRLYQIDLLHYDSIVAAVAGCAGVFHLASPCIVDRVQDPQGQLLDPAIKGTLNVLTAAKEKGVKRVVVTSSISAITPNPNWPADVIKSEDCWTDVDYCNQNGLWYPLSKTLAEKVAWEFAKEKGLDVVVVNPGTVMGPVIPPTINASMLMLVRLLQGCTETYQDFFMGSVHFKDVAMAHIMVYENPSASGRHLCVEAISHYGDFVAKVAELYPEYKVPRLPKDTQPGLLRAKDGAKKLMELGLEFIPMEQIIKDAVESLKSKGLIP; from the exons atgtcGAAAGAGGGAGAGACTGTATGCGTAACTGGAGGGAGCGGTTGCATAGGTTCATGGCTCGTCCATCTGCTTCTCCAACGTGGCTACACAGTCCACGCCACCGTCAAAAATCTCA ATGATGAAAAGGAAACGAAGCATCTAGAATCCCTGGAAGGAGCAGAGTCCCGTCTTCGACTTTACCAGATTGACCTTCTCCACTACGATTCCATCGTCGCTGCTGTCGCCGGCTGTGCCGGCGTTTTCCATTTGGCCTCTCCTTGCATCGTCGATCGAGTTCAAGATCCtcaa GGGCAGCTTCTGGATCCGGCGATTAAAGGAACGTTAAACGTGTTAACGGCCGCAAAGGAGAAAGGAGTTAAGCGCGTGGTCGTCACTTCTTCTATCTCTGCTATTACTCCTAATCCTAACTGGCCTGCTGACGTCATCAAGTCCGAGGATTGCTGGACTGATGTTGACTACTGCAACCAAAATGGA ttatgGTATCCATTATCAAAGACACTAGCTGAGAAAGTTGCATGGGAGTTTGCAAAGGAGAAGGGGTTGGATGTGGTGGTGGTGAACCCAGGTACAGTGATGGGTCCTGTTATTCCACCAACTATAAATGCTAGCATGTTGATGCTTGTGCGTCTTCTTCAAG GTTGCACAGAAACATACCAGGACTTCTTTATGGGATCTGTCCATTTTAAAGATGTAGCCATGGCTCATATCATGGTATATGAAAACCCGTCTGCATCTGGCAGGCACTTGTGTGTTGAAGCTATATCTCATTATGGTGACTTCGTGGCCAAGGTTGCTGAACTATATCCTGAATATAAGGTTCCTAG GTTGCCAAAGGATACCCAACCAGGGTTATTAAGGGCAAAGGATGGAGCTAAAAAGCTGATGGAGTTgggtttagaatttattcccATGGAGCAAATCATCAAGGATGCTGTGGAGAGTTTGAAGAGCAAGGGCCTCATTCCTTAA
- the LOC107261840 gene encoding gamma-interferon-responsive lysosomal thiol protein yields MASSSSSPPIKPLTLILCISLIISSFSFSSSSSSSSSSTDSEKVTLALYYESLCPYSANFIINYLPKLLENDELFSIVDLYLSPWGNAKLKSNDTFVCQHGPSECLLNTIEACAIHVWPQLEEHFPFINCVESLVYERRYPEWESCFEKLALDAKPIADCYTSGLGKELELQYAAETNALQPPHEYVPWVVVDGQPLYEDYENFISYICKAYKGSAAPTACSAVSRYTSLGDKAKSIVPVSYKERKISTLSGRIISALSLWMQQMNGVADIV; encoded by the exons AtggcttcttcatcttcttcgcCTCCAATAAAACCCCTCACTTTAATTCTCTGTATTTCCTTAATAATcagttccttttctttttcttcttcttcttcttcttcttcttcttctacagATTCAGAAAAAGTAACGTTAGCTTTATACTATGAATCGCTTTGTCCCTACAGTGCtaatttcattataaattaCTTACCAAAGCTATTAGAAAACGATGAGCTCTTCTCTATTGTCGATCTCTACCTTTCCCCTTGGGGTAATGCCAAGCTCAAATCAAACGACACCTTCGTTTGCCag CATGGTCCATCTGAATGTTTATTGAATACAATTGAAGCTTGTGCAATTCATGTTTGGCCTCAGTTG GAGGAGCATTTTCCTTTCATCAATTGTGTAGAGTCTCTGGTATATGAGCGCAGATACCCCGAATGGGAGTCATGCTTTGAGAAATTGGCTTTGGATGCCAAACCTATTGCTGATTGCTACACTAGCGGGCTTGGCAAAGAG CTTGAACTACAATATGCAGCTGAAACAAATGCCCTACAGCCTCCTCATGAATATGTGCCTTGGGTAGTGGTGGATGGACAACCACTTTACGAG GActatgaaaattttataagttacaTCTGCAAGGCCTACAAGGGCTCTGCCGCCCCCACAGCTTGCAGTGCAGTATCTCGATACACCAGTCTAGGGGATAAAGCAAAGTCAATTGTTCCAGTATCGTACAAGGAGAGAAAGATATCAACATTATCAGGACGAATTATATCAGCATTATCATTGTGGATGCAGCAGATGAATGGGGTAGCTGATATTGTATAA